The sequence GCCCAGACCGGTGGAGCCCAGCCGTTCGCGGGCGAACAGGCTGTCGGTGATGAGCGCACGGTTGAGTCCGTGAAGGGTCTCGAAAAGCAAACCTGCTTCTTCGAATGCGCGTTTTTTGCTGGTGGCGTCAACGCTGACGAGCACTTGCGCAGCGGGCAGTATGGCGGATAGTCGGTTCATGTGAGCCCTCTTGGAGCGCAAATTATGACCAGTTGAGCGCTGTTGGCTAGACTGGGGGCACAAAAAAGCCGCTTGACTTTCCAAGCGGCCTGCTGCAGTGCAGCATCGGGTTTTCCCGCACGGGCCGCAGCCCGTGACATCCGTCACATCAAACGCTTCACCGAGTCGTGGTGGTGGTCTTGCGTCTTGTCCTTGTAGCGCAAAACTTGCCGGTCCAGCTTGTCGGCCAGTTCGTCAACGGCGGCGTACAGATCGGCGTGTGCACTTTCAGCGAACAGGTCACGTCCCTTGACGTGGATGTTGCACTCCGCTTTCTGCCGCAGGTCTTTCTCCTTCAGGTTGTCCACCGTCAGCAGCACCTTCATGTCGACCACCTGGTCGAAGTGTCGGGATATGCGTTCGAGTTTGCTGGTGACGTAGCCGCGCAGGGCGGGTGTGACCTCAAGGTGGTGACCGCTGATCGTCAGGTTCATAAAAGAGCCTCCATTTGCTCCGGGTTGAGACAAGCCGCCTGGGGCAAGACCTCCCGACGGCCACGGGGATGTCTTGAGCCCACTATGCCGACGAAGACACCCCGGCGCAAGCCTCGGTGGAAAGAAAACGTGACTTCCTGACCAGCATCGGCGTTGCTCGATCCAATGAGTGCCGCGCATGTACTGCCTGCAAGCGCTGCGCCACCGCGCTGTGGGCGGGGCTGGCGGCCTTGTTGGGGGCGATCGCAATGCCGCTGTGATCGGACCGACCGGCGGCACCACAAAGAGCCATCAACCCGCCTGGCAGTGAGGCCAAATTCGCGTGGGTCATGAGGGTGACGCCGCCATCGCGGCCAGCAGGCCTGTTGTCTCATGACAGTTCCGGTACTCCAGGAGCACCTGTTCGGCACTCGGCACGATGACCTCGTGGTAGCGCGAGAACCGGGCGGCGGCGCCGAAACGCTGGCCATGCCGAACCGCGCCCAGGAAGGAAGCCAGGTGATTGAAATGCCCCTCGGCCCACCGTTCAAGCTGCTCCAAGCTGCGCCACAGACTGAGGCCAAAGGTTTCCTGGCGAACGCGGCCGTCCCCGTCGAGGACCCAGGCATAGCGGTTGGACAGACACCCCAAGCGGGGACCCGACCCGTCCAGCAGATCCATGCTGGCCTTCATCGTGGGCTCGATGTTGAGCCAGTAGGCTTGCTGCTCCTCCAGGTCGCCCAGCGACCAGTCTTGTCCC is a genomic window of Hydrogenophaga sp. RAC07 containing:
- the hpf gene encoding ribosome hibernation-promoting factor, HPF/YfiA family, which produces MNLTISGHHLEVTPALRGYVTSKLERISRHFDQVVDMKVLLTVDNLKEKDLRQKAECNIHVKGRDLFAESAHADLYAAVDELADKLDRQVLRYKDKTQDHHHDSVKRLM